A single genomic interval of Antechinus flavipes isolate AdamAnt ecotype Samford, QLD, Australia chromosome 1, AdamAnt_v2, whole genome shotgun sequence harbors:
- the LOC127545566 gene encoding olfactory receptor 13D1-like: MEGANQTVVLEFILLGLSKHHNVEIVLFVLCLGIYLVILLGNSSLIVLTLLDSNLHSPMYFFLSNLSFMDIFGTSSFVPLMLVNFLSVRRTISFPGCALQMYLTLALGTTESVLLAMMAYDRYVAICNPLRYTVIMNMRVCVQLASLSWIVGSVNSLLQTVLALRLSFCGNNMIDHFFCEILAVLKLACVDISLNAFVMMVALVLVTLTPLLLIFISYVFILATILRVNSAEGRKKAFSTCSAHLAVVIIFFGTIVFMYSKPKAKDPDSDKLIALFYGAVTSMLNPIIYSLRNKEVKAAVKKVMFSNKA, translated from the coding sequence ATGGAGGGGGCAAATCAAACTGTTGTACTGGAATTCATTCTTTTGGGACTTTCTAAGCATCACAATGTTGAAATTGTTCTCTTTGTGTTGTGTCTGGGGATATATTTGGTGATTTTACTGGGGAATTCCTCACTCATTGTATTGACTCTTTTGGATTCCAATCTTCACAGTCCCATGTATTTCTTCCTCAGTAACCTCTCCTTCATGGACATCTTTGGTACATCCTCCTTTGTGCCATTAATGTTGGTCAATTTCCTATCAGTCAGGAGAACAATATCTTTCCCAGGATGTGCTTTACAAATGTACCTAACTCTTGCCCTGGGAACAACAGAGAGTGTGCTGCTGGCCATGATGGCCTACGACAGGTATGTGGCCATCTGTAATCCCCTGAGATATACAGTCATCATGAATATGAGAGTTTGTGTGCAATTGGCATCCCTGAGCTGGATAGTTGGGAGTGTAAATTCATTACTGCAAACAGTCCTGGCATTGAGGCTTTCATTCTGTGGAAATAATATGattgatcattttttttgtgAAATTCTGGCTGTCCTAAAACTGGCCTGTGTGGACATTTCCCTCAATGCTTTTGTCATGATGGTAGCGCTTGTACTAGTCACATTGACTCCACTGCTGCTCATTTTCATCTCATATGTGTTCATCCTTGCCACCATTCTGAGAGTCAACTCagctgaaggaaggaagaaagcctTCTCCACCTGTTCAGCCCACTTGGCTGTGGTCATCATATTCTTTGGAACTATCGTCTTCATGTACTCAAAACCCAAGGCAAAAGATCCAGATTCAGACAAGTTGATTGCCTTATTCTATGGTGCAGTGACTTCCATGCTGAATCCCATTATCTACAGCCTGAGGAACAAGGAGGTAAAGGCagcagtgaaaaaggtgatgtTCTCCAATAAAGCATGA